A window from Vibrio cortegadensis encodes these proteins:
- the lptG gene encoding LPS export ABC transporter permease LptG → MFKILDLYIGRTIIATTSLVLVTFVGLSGIIKYVDQLRKVGRGSYDLLDALFFVILSIPRDIEMFFPMAALLGALIGLGMMASSSELVVMQAAGFSKLNIGSSVLKTAIPLMLAVMLLGQWGAPQAQKIAREMRAFAVSGGSIVSVRSGVWARDANDFIFIGKVDDDKLWALNMWRFNADKQLESIISAETVSYLKDNTWLMKDVQITNMMNEVEISKQQLPEYRWKTSLAPDKLAVVTVKPGELSLSGLYDYVNYLKESEQDSSRYELALWRKITQPFSIAVMMLMALSFIFGPLRSVTMGARILSGVIAGFTFYISSEFFGPLSLVYNIPPMFGAIAPSIVFLTISIILLRRKL, encoded by the coding sequence GTGTTTAAAATTCTTGATTTGTATATAGGCAGAACAATCATTGCAACCACTTCTTTGGTGTTAGTGACCTTCGTTGGTTTGTCTGGAATTATCAAATATGTAGATCAACTGCGAAAAGTCGGCAGAGGAAGTTATGATCTACTGGATGCGTTGTTCTTCGTTATATTGAGTATTCCACGCGACATTGAAATGTTTTTCCCAATGGCGGCTCTGCTTGGTGCCTTAATTGGGCTTGGAATGATGGCTTCGAGCTCTGAACTCGTGGTGATGCAAGCTGCTGGGTTTTCAAAATTGAACATTGGATCTTCTGTTTTGAAAACGGCGATTCCTTTGATGTTGGCGGTAATGCTACTAGGTCAGTGGGGCGCACCACAAGCACAAAAAATTGCTAGGGAAATGCGTGCTTTTGCTGTTTCTGGAGGAAGCATTGTCTCTGTTAGAAGTGGTGTTTGGGCTCGTGATGCCAATGATTTTATCTTTATAGGCAAAGTCGATGATGACAAGTTATGGGCTTTAAACATGTGGCGATTTAATGCTGACAAGCAGTTAGAGTCCATCATTTCAGCGGAAACGGTAAGCTATTTAAAAGATAATACGTGGTTGATGAAAGATGTTCAGATTACCAATATGATGAATGAAGTCGAAATTTCCAAACAACAATTACCTGAATATCGCTGGAAAACATCATTAGCACCAGACAAGCTTGCTGTGGTGACAGTTAAACCGGGTGAGTTGTCGTTGAGTGGCCTTTATGATTACGTTAATTACCTTAAAGAATCAGAGCAAGATTCATCTCGTTATGAATTAGCGCTATGGCGGAAAATAACGCAACCATTTTCAATCGCGGTTATGATGCTTATGGCTCTGTCATTTATTTTTGGTCCATTACGTAGTGTGACCATGGGGGCCAGAATTCTATCGGGTGTTATCGCCGGTTTTACTTTCTATATATCAAGTGAATTTTTCGGACCGTTAAGTCTGGTTTATAACATCCCACCAATGTTTGGTGCGATAGCTCCAAGTATCGTATTTTTGACCATCTCGATAATACTGCTCAGAAGAAAGCTATAG
- a CDS encoding RDD family protein produces the protein MSTQHNLPPASLMRRLGALLYDALIVIAIEMMAAGIVIAILEALVAAGLLHYGTYTDASDLLSTHPVWSYVYTIYLVSVWVYFFVFFWTRAGQTLGMRAWKLRLQNSDNSPITTTQALIRLGTSGFGLANLAVPFDPQKRGFQDIWAKTEVVVLPKAN, from the coding sequence ATGAGTACACAACATAATTTACCACCAGCCAGTTTAATGCGTCGATTAGGCGCTCTTCTTTATGATGCTTTAATTGTTATTGCTATCGAGATGATGGCTGCGGGCATCGTAATTGCCATCCTTGAAGCATTAGTTGCTGCTGGTCTATTGCATTACGGTACTTACACCGATGCAAGTGACCTACTCTCCACGCATCCTGTATGGAGCTATGTTTATACTATTTACCTAGTCAGTGTTTGGGTCTACTTTTTTGTGTTCTTTTGGACTCGTGCAGGTCAAACATTGGGGATGAGGGCATGGAAATTACGTTTACAAAATTCGGATAATAGCCCGATAACGACCACTCAAGCTTTAATAAGATTAGGAACTTCCGGCTTCGGTTTAGCAAATCTGGCGGTTCCATTTGATCCCCAGAAGCGAGGTTTCCAAGATATCTGGGCAAAAACTGAAGTTGTCGTGCTACCGAAAGCAAACTAA
- a CDS encoding sensor histidine kinase, with the protein MSSSRSIEQALAKTQRHLLVRFMSTLLLCLLLVELIVGAIFFFDLYQTEKKILTSMSTEYQRILTYDSSERLIHVLEANPHRLLENNIAAYKVEKGISSEGTFITGAQNLSTEQPFSSYQIDENRSWLESFIFSPYMSLSIEGEQYDFWLVLDNRARDFIAYNQWLMTLYALLALVAVTAVFTRNIIQSAMSPLIIFGDLLDKLKKGQLEFPSTDTKTETESEIPQGLNVISSSVHTAVAKLQHVTTTLNTTVDAIAHDIRTPLSRITLASQTALLNNADKQAMKDALADCSEHAMQASNMLTALMKLNDELTGKRTPQKVPTQVSDVIANVANWYEDVAEDKQIELVVESADGLVIQSDPDKLTQVLVNLVDNAIKYTEPEGRVTVKAEQSEEDKVAISIQDTGVGIEQKYQDLIFERLYRIDSSRSNVEGYGLGLSLALAMVENLEGTLVVKSELGVGSAFILVL; encoded by the coding sequence ATGTCCTCAAGTCGTAGTATTGAACAGGCGCTTGCCAAAACGCAGAGACATTTGTTGGTTCGCTTTATGTCGACCTTACTGCTCTGCTTGCTGCTGGTGGAGTTGATCGTTGGGGCTATCTTCTTTTTCGATCTCTATCAAACCGAGAAGAAGATCCTTACGTCTATGTCGACCGAGTATCAGCGCATTTTAACTTACGATTCGAGTGAGCGACTGATTCATGTTTTAGAGGCTAATCCTCACCGGCTACTCGAAAACAACATTGCGGCTTATAAAGTTGAGAAGGGCATTTCATCTGAGGGAACATTCATCACTGGTGCTCAAAACCTATCAACAGAACAACCTTTTTCCAGTTATCAAATTGATGAGAATCGCTCATGGTTAGAGAGCTTCATCTTTAGTCCCTACATGTCATTATCTATTGAAGGGGAGCAGTATGATTTCTGGTTGGTTTTGGATAACCGAGCAAGAGACTTTATCGCCTACAATCAATGGCTAATGACCTTGTATGCGTTGCTTGCACTTGTGGCGGTGACTGCGGTATTTACTCGTAACATTATCCAGAGTGCGATGTCGCCGCTCATTATCTTTGGCGACCTGCTCGATAAGCTTAAAAAAGGGCAGTTAGAGTTCCCTAGCACTGACACTAAGACAGAAACTGAATCTGAAATACCGCAAGGGCTTAACGTGATCAGTTCCAGCGTTCACACCGCAGTTGCAAAGCTTCAGCATGTAACGACAACCTTGAATACGACGGTTGATGCGATTGCTCATGATATTCGAACCCCTTTGTCTCGCATTACTTTAGCGTCCCAAACCGCATTGCTGAATAATGCCGATAAGCAAGCAATGAAAGATGCATTGGCGGACTGTTCTGAACACGCAATGCAGGCGAGCAATATGCTAACCGCCTTGATGAAGCTGAATGACGAACTGACGGGCAAACGCACACCACAGAAAGTGCCAACTCAGGTCTCTGATGTGATTGCTAATGTAGCTAACTGGTATGAAGATGTCGCAGAAGATAAACAAATCGAGCTGGTGGTTGAGAGCGCTGATGGTCTTGTGATTCAGTCAGATCCTGACAAGTTGACTCAGGTGTTGGTTAACCTTGTTGATAACGCGATTAAGTATACCGAGCCCGAAGGAAGAGTGACGGTCAAAGCCGAGCAAAGTGAAGAGGATAAGGTAGCGATAAGCATCCAAGATACTGGTGTTGGCATTGAACAGAAATATCAGGACCTGATTTTTGAACGGCTTTATCGTATCGATAGCAGCCGTAGCAACGTTGAGGGGTATGGCCTTGGTTTGTCTCTAGCGCTTGCCATGGTTGAGAACCTTGAGGGCACCTTAGTCGTGAAATCTGAGTTGGGTGTGGGGAGTGCTTTCATACTTGTGCTTTAA
- a CDS encoding response regulator transcription factor: MKILLIEDDIHIARFLVNGFQQEGITVTHSADGVDGLHEAITEEYDVIILDIMLPKKDGFEVLAELRGQGYATPVIILSAKHSVEERVQGLQSGADDYLVKPFAFPELLARCQTLVRRGKQPTPQALELHYDSLSLDLLKHTLQRDQQTITINQREFMLMKLLLENPEVVMSKAAILEHVWGHQFDPQTNVVDVLVCRLRSKVDKGFSKPLIHTLRGVGYVLKS, encoded by the coding sequence ATGAAAATACTATTGATTGAAGATGACATTCATATCGCGAGATTTTTGGTGAATGGTTTTCAGCAAGAAGGAATAACGGTGACGCACTCAGCAGATGGTGTTGATGGATTGCATGAAGCCATAACCGAAGAATACGACGTGATCATTCTCGATATCATGTTGCCCAAGAAAGACGGATTCGAAGTGTTGGCTGAACTCAGAGGACAGGGTTACGCGACGCCCGTCATCATATTAAGTGCTAAGCATTCAGTGGAAGAGCGAGTGCAAGGATTACAGTCGGGCGCTGATGATTATCTAGTGAAGCCTTTTGCATTTCCTGAGCTGCTTGCTCGTTGCCAAACCTTGGTGCGCCGAGGCAAACAGCCTACACCTCAAGCATTGGAACTGCATTACGACTCGCTGAGTCTAGACCTTCTTAAACACACGCTACAAAGAGATCAACAAACGATCACCATCAACCAGCGCGAGTTTATGCTGATGAAGTTACTGCTCGAAAATCCAGAGGTTGTGATGTCGAAAGCGGCAATTCTTGAGCATGTTTGGGGGCATCAGTTTGATCCGCAAACTAACGTGGTCGATGTACTAGTGTGCCGACTTCGCAGCAAAGTCGATAAGGGCTTTTCTAAGCCATTAATTCACACACTTCGAGGTGTTGGCTATGTCCTCAAGTCGTAG
- a CDS encoding GlcG/HbpS family heme-binding protein — MKTTKLTVLAATLGFLSLSHNAMAAETQSVSFTQISSEAAFKLAHEAVNQCETDGYKVSATVVDLSGNVIAQLRSDGAGIHTLDSSRKKAFTVASMKQPSGNLMKLIADKPIMQPLQNMDDNLLFLAGGVPVQLNNTMIGAIGVGGAPGGHLDVACAEKAIKKSF; from the coding sequence ATGAAAACGACAAAACTTACTGTACTAGCGGCAACTCTTGGTTTCCTTAGCCTTTCTCACAATGCAATGGCGGCAGAAACACAATCGGTCTCTTTCACTCAAATCTCATCAGAAGCGGCATTCAAGCTTGCCCATGAAGCCGTTAATCAATGTGAAACCGATGGCTACAAGGTTTCTGCGACTGTTGTTGATTTGTCGGGCAATGTGATTGCTCAATTACGTTCTGATGGCGCTGGCATTCATACACTTGATAGCTCACGCAAAAAAGCGTTCACCGTGGCGAGCATGAAACAGCCGTCAGGTAATCTGATGAAACTCATCGCCGACAAACCTATCATGCAACCTTTGCAGAATATGGACGACAACTTGTTGTTCCTAGCAGGTGGCGTTCCAGTACAGCTCAACAACACCATGATTGGTGCTATTGGTGTCGGCGGAGCTCCGGGTGGTCATTTAGATGTCGCATGTGCTGAAAAAGCAATCAAGAAGTCCTTCTAA
- a CDS encoding anaerobic sulfatase maturase: MTTSNINFHVMAKPVSYRCNLKCDYCFYLEKEEYYSGDGDVMSVDMLEAYVKEYLTSHPGPVVDFAWQGGEPTLAGLEYFENAVRFQKKYANSKEVTNSFQTNGVALNKKWAEFFHRENFLIGISIDGERSIHDKYRISTNGRPTFDKVKDAIKLMQEYGVQFNTLTVINDANWNRGKETYRQLKELGSNNMQFIPIVELEAHSCNTLHKFSPTNNAETTPYSLPELGYAQFIIDVFDEWKNSDVGHIHVQTFEMLLGQKLGIKSTLCVFSETCGKNVIIEANGDVYSCDHFVYPAYNVGNINSKPLNKIVSDKKQVKFGRAKKDTLTSVCSSCSFKSQCYGGCPKHRILNIKGEKNKHNYLCKSYQKIFSETDTYFKDAANRIHKYLSESNGS, encoded by the coding sequence ATGACTACAAGCAACATAAATTTTCATGTCATGGCTAAGCCTGTTAGCTATCGGTGCAATCTGAAATGCGATTACTGCTTTTATCTAGAAAAAGAAGAATATTACAGCGGTGATGGTGATGTGATGTCAGTAGATATGTTAGAGGCATATGTGAAAGAGTATCTAACCTCTCACCCTGGTCCTGTTGTTGATTTCGCATGGCAAGGCGGTGAACCTACATTGGCTGGTTTAGAGTATTTTGAAAACGCCGTTCGATTTCAAAAGAAATACGCGAACAGCAAAGAAGTAACAAATAGCTTTCAAACCAATGGAGTTGCACTGAACAAGAAATGGGCTGAGTTCTTTCATCGCGAAAATTTCTTGATTGGTATTTCAATTGATGGCGAGCGTTCGATTCACGATAAGTACCGAATTTCCACAAATGGCAGACCGACCTTTGATAAAGTAAAGGATGCCATAAAACTCATGCAAGAGTACGGCGTTCAATTTAATACACTTACCGTAATTAACGATGCTAACTGGAATAGAGGTAAAGAAACGTATCGTCAACTTAAAGAGCTAGGTTCTAATAATATGCAATTTATACCAATTGTTGAATTAGAAGCTCATAGCTGCAATACACTACACAAATTCTCACCAACTAATAATGCAGAAACAACACCCTACTCTCTACCTGAACTAGGTTATGCCCAATTCATAATAGATGTCTTCGATGAATGGAAAAATAGTGATGTGGGCCACATTCATGTTCAAACATTCGAAATGCTTCTAGGTCAAAAACTAGGTATCAAATCAACTCTGTGTGTATTCAGCGAGACTTGTGGAAAAAATGTCATCATAGAGGCTAACGGGGATGTATATTCTTGCGACCACTTTGTTTACCCAGCTTACAATGTTGGGAACATCAATTCAAAACCACTCAATAAAATTGTCAGTGATAAGAAGCAGGTTAAGTTTGGAAGAGCTAAGAAAGACACACTAACAAGTGTCTGCAGTTCATGTTCGTTCAAGTCTCAGTGCTATGGAGGGTGCCCTAAACATAGGATTCTTAATATCAAGGGTGAAAAAAACAAACACAATTATCTATGTAAATCTTATCAAAAAATATTTTCTGAAACAGATACATATTTCAAAGATGCTGCCAATAGAATACATAAATATCTTTCTGAATCAAATGGATCATAG
- a CDS encoding sulfatase — MNQNISGKTLQLTTLLAASMAAGTSVASTSVEPTVETQSKPNVLLIMVDDLKPNLGVYGDNYAISPNIDAFAKQGMRFDMAYANQAVCMPSRINFMLGSRSTSTGVYNFATRFRALLPDAVTLPEHFKNNGYKTESIGKVFHIGHGNIDDKQSWSEKGYHDKVIEYVTDENRAQGLTSEEALFTNWGGRLDDPTKYSGIPGETWLQDFSVVREFGETLPTGSAWEAAEGDDEIYADGRVAKVASKRLEELSDDGKPFMLAVGFARPHLPLTAPKKYWDMFDREALPEAEFVEAPKGAPRFAIKRGGEIMSFTEPKNAEKRGLVNDKEVAKKLVHGYYASVAYMDAQVGKVLAKLEETGLDENTIVLLWGDHGFHLGDHGSWTKHSNYEQATRIPVIIKAPGVTKQNTSTSQIMETVDIYPTIVKLAGLYMPEDAEQQFDGQEMTQILAGKDDPSLDDYAYHVWPQLGGKYVGYAIRDEQYRMVRWHINKRKGVKYKYELYDFKNDPLETENIAKKNLKIVERLEKILDAQSEPVPVK, encoded by the coding sequence GTGAATCAGAATATATCTGGCAAAACGTTGCAATTAACTACGTTACTTGCCGCATCAATGGCGGCGGGCACATCTGTCGCTAGTACATCCGTAGAGCCGACAGTCGAAACACAAAGTAAACCCAATGTGCTTCTGATAATGGTTGATGATTTAAAGCCAAACCTTGGTGTGTATGGGGACAATTATGCTATCTCGCCAAATATCGATGCATTTGCTAAACAAGGTATGCGTTTCGATATGGCTTATGCGAACCAAGCTGTTTGTATGCCTTCTCGTATAAATTTTATGTTAGGTTCTCGTTCTACATCTACGGGGGTATATAATTTTGCTACCCGGTTCCGTGCTCTTCTTCCTGATGCTGTCACGTTGCCGGAGCATTTTAAAAATAACGGATATAAAACTGAATCAATTGGTAAAGTTTTCCATATTGGACACGGCAATATTGATGACAAACAATCATGGTCAGAAAAAGGCTACCATGACAAAGTTATAGAATATGTTACTGATGAAAATAGAGCCCAAGGTTTAACTTCAGAAGAGGCTTTGTTTACAAACTGGGGGGGGCGTCTTGATGATCCAACTAAATATTCAGGTATTCCCGGAGAAACATGGTTACAAGATTTTTCAGTAGTGAGAGAGTTTGGAGAAACTCTACCAACTGGTTCTGCTTGGGAAGCCGCAGAAGGAGACGATGAAATCTATGCTGATGGGCGTGTTGCAAAAGTTGCATCTAAGCGTCTTGAGGAGCTTTCCGACGATGGAAAACCATTTATGCTAGCAGTAGGTTTTGCGCGTCCACATTTACCCCTTACAGCGCCAAAGAAATACTGGGATATGTTTGATCGGGAGGCATTGCCAGAAGCTGAATTTGTTGAAGCACCGAAAGGTGCACCTCGATTCGCTATAAAGCGTGGTGGCGAAATTATGTCTTTTACGGAGCCTAAAAATGCAGAGAAGCGCGGCTTAGTTAATGACAAAGAAGTAGCAAAAAAACTGGTGCATGGTTATTACGCTAGCGTTGCGTACATGGATGCTCAGGTCGGTAAAGTGCTGGCGAAATTAGAAGAAACCGGCTTAGACGAGAATACGATAGTTCTTCTTTGGGGAGATCATGGGTTCCATTTAGGGGATCACGGTTCTTGGACTAAGCACTCTAATTATGAACAAGCAACTCGTATCCCTGTAATTATTAAAGCACCAGGTGTTACTAAACAAAATACGTCTACCAGCCAGATTATGGAAACTGTAGATATCTACCCAACAATAGTTAAACTTGCTGGTCTTTACATGCCAGAAGATGCAGAGCAACAATTTGATGGGCAAGAGATGACACAAATACTTGCTGGCAAAGATGATCCTAGTCTTGATGATTATGCATACCATGTATGGCCACAATTAGGTGGGAAATATGTAGGTTATGCAATCCGAGATGAACAGTATCGAATGGTTCGTTGGCATATCAATAAGAGGAAGGGGGTTAAGTATAAATACGAACTTTATGACTTTAAAAATGATCCTCTTGAAACAGAGAATATTGCCAAGAAAAACCTAAAAATTGTTGAGCGACTAGAGAAAATCCTCGATGCTCAGTCAGAGCCTGTGCCCGTTAAATAA
- a CDS encoding HD-GYP domain-containing protein gives MASIKITVDRIQPGLHIRLPVKWNEHPFLFNSFKVKNQEQIQLIRHLGIQHVYINPSQSDTKPLPPNQKIENSSSSDKEIDLEAQKMWKEKEKRIEKLSSYRRRVINCEKEFERSLARMRSVMVKIRNRPADAVGEASLLIEDIVDKLLSDDSVTLHLMNGKSEFEDIYFHALNVAVISMMVGRAKGYGSAKIKELSFAALFHDMGKIKIPTAILRKQTQLTEPEKNYLKLHTKYGLDLASHIDDFPESARLVIDQHHEMNDGSGYPNGLKEDSIDELAQIVAVANAFDNLCHPNIPSEQKIPYIALSHLYKNCKHLYSNENLNILIKFMGVFPPGTVVQLSNDMIGLVISVNSKNILYPNVLMYDANVPRTQAPIIELAGKDLKIVNAISPNKLPDKVREYLNPRSRISYFFDSDD, from the coding sequence GTGGCAAGTATAAAAATTACAGTGGATCGTATTCAGCCGGGGTTACATATTCGTCTTCCAGTTAAATGGAATGAGCACCCGTTTTTGTTTAATAGCTTTAAGGTTAAAAACCAAGAGCAAATCCAACTTATACGCCACCTCGGTATACAGCATGTCTATATAAATCCTAGCCAAAGCGATACAAAGCCTCTTCCACCAAATCAAAAGATTGAGAATTCATCCTCTTCTGATAAAGAGATCGATCTTGAAGCTCAAAAAATGTGGAAGGAGAAAGAGAAAAGAATTGAAAAGTTGAGCTCTTACCGACGAAGAGTGATCAATTGTGAAAAAGAGTTCGAGCGCTCTTTGGCAAGAATGCGTTCCGTGATGGTCAAAATTCGTAATCGACCAGCTGATGCAGTGGGAGAAGCGAGCTTATTAATAGAAGACATTGTTGATAAGTTGCTTTCTGATGATAGTGTGACTTTACATTTGATGAACGGAAAGAGTGAATTTGAAGATATCTATTTTCATGCATTAAACGTTGCCGTTATTTCGATGATGGTTGGCAGAGCTAAAGGTTATGGTTCTGCAAAAATAAAAGAGCTTTCCTTTGCTGCTTTATTCCATGACATGGGGAAAATTAAAATCCCAACAGCAATTCTTAGAAAGCAAACTCAGCTCACTGAGCCTGAAAAGAACTATTTAAAGTTACATACCAAATATGGGTTAGATTTAGCTAGCCATATAGATGACTTCCCTGAAAGTGCAAGATTGGTCATCGATCAACATCATGAAATGAATGATGGCTCTGGTTATCCTAATGGATTAAAAGAGGATAGCATTGATGAGCTTGCGCAAATCGTAGCTGTCGCGAATGCATTTGATAATCTTTGTCATCCTAATATACCGTCAGAGCAAAAAATCCCATATATAGCTTTATCTCATTTATATAAAAACTGTAAGCACCTTTATAGTAATGAAAATCTGAACATTTTAATCAAGTTCATGGGTGTTTTTCCGCCAGGAACTGTGGTTCAGCTTTCTAATGACATGATTGGGTTGGTGATATCTGTGAATTCAAAGAATATCCTTTATCCTAATGTTCTTATGTATGATGCAAATGTGCCAAGAACTCAAGCTCCTATTATTGAGCTCGCAGGGAAAGACCTGAAAATAGTAAATGCTATTTCACCAAATAAGCTGCCAGATAAAGTCCGTGAGTATTTGAACCCTCGTTCACGTATTTCCTACTTTTTTGATAGTGATGATTAG